One window of Desulfovibrio aminophilus genomic DNA carries:
- a CDS encoding diguanylate cyclase domain-containing protein yields the protein MPDKPLEILIVDDTPMNLVVLEHMLKRGDIAIRTAQDGQQALEMVEAHDFALILLDVQMPGLNGYDTARAIKESPRGAGVPIIFVTSIFQDLENVRRGYEVGAVDYLFRPVDAQMLRSKVNVFIDLRRQKALLEAEIAQRRRTEEALRRAEEKYRTIFERAVEGIFQCDLEGTFLEVNPATARLLGYDSPSELVGRPGMGLDILVDSEERRVYLEKLLRDGVVANREYQIRRSDGEHIWVSESSRLAEGPDGERLIEGVLEDTTESKKSALDLHYRATYDGLTNIPNRLLFFDRLEHALARAKRYGYGLAVLFLDLDGFKSVNDNFGHRAGDELLLQAAGRLRRRVRASDTLARLGGDEFGVLLERVTELDSVNQAAENMIAALVEPFLIGAAEFRIGVSVGVSLFPGDAEDASTLVSRADAAMYAAKKEGGNRLAFAGSIPG from the coding sequence GTGCCCGACAAGCCGCTGGAAATCCTCATCGTCGACGACACCCCCATGAACCTGGTGGTGCTCGAGCACATGCTCAAGCGCGGGGACATCGCCATCCGCACGGCCCAGGACGGGCAGCAGGCCCTGGAGATGGTCGAGGCCCACGACTTCGCCCTCATCCTCCTGGACGTGCAGATGCCGGGCCTCAACGGCTACGACACCGCCCGGGCGATCAAGGAGTCGCCGCGCGGCGCGGGCGTTCCGATCATCTTCGTCACCTCCATCTTCCAGGATCTGGAGAACGTGCGCCGGGGCTACGAGGTGGGGGCCGTGGACTATCTCTTCCGCCCGGTGGACGCCCAGATGCTGCGCAGCAAGGTGAACGTGTTCATCGACCTGCGCCGCCAGAAGGCCCTGCTGGAGGCCGAGATCGCCCAGCGCCGCCGCACCGAGGAGGCCCTGCGCCGGGCCGAGGAGAAGTACCGGACCATTTTCGAGCGGGCCGTGGAGGGCATCTTCCAGTGCGACCTGGAGGGCACCTTCCTGGAGGTCAATCCGGCCACCGCGCGGCTTCTGGGCTATGACTCGCCCTCCGAACTGGTGGGCCGCCCGGGCATGGGCCTGGACATCCTGGTGGACTCCGAGGAGCGCCGAGTCTACCTGGAGAAGCTGCTGCGCGACGGGGTGGTGGCCAACCGCGAATATCAGATCCGCCGCAGCGACGGGGAACACATCTGGGTCTCGGAGAGTTCGCGGCTCGCGGAGGGCCCGGACGGCGAACGGCTCATCGAGGGCGTGCTCGAGGACACCACCGAGAGCAAGAAGAGCGCCCTGGACCTGCACTACCGGGCCACCTACGACGGCCTGACCAACATCCCCAACCGCCTGCTCTTCTTCGACCGGCTGGAGCACGCCCTGGCCCGGGCCAAGCGGTACGGCTACGGCCTGGCCGTGCTTTTCCTGGACCTGGACGGGTTCAAGTCCGTGAACGACAACTTCGGCCACCGCGCGGGCGATGAGCTGCTGCTCCAGGCCGCCGGGCGGCTGCGCCGCCGCGTGCGGGCCTCGGACACCCTGGCGCGCCTGGGCGGAGACGAGTTCGGCGTGCTCCTGGAGCGCGTCACCGAGCTGGACAGCGTGAACCAGGCGGCCGAGAACATGATCGCCGCCCTGGTGGAGCCCTTCCTCATCGGGGCCGCCGAGTTCCGCATCGGCGTCTCCGTGGGCGTGAGCCTGTTTCCGGGCGACGCCGAGGACGCCAGCACCCTCGTCAGCCGCGCCGACGCGGCCATGTATGCGGCGAAGAAGGAGGGAGGAAACCGCCTGGCCTTCGCCGGGAGCATTCCCGGCTGA
- a CDS encoding 2-phosphosulfolactate phosphatase codes for MNVYITYGLEGAREARGLTVVIDVFRAFTTACFVAASGGEILAVAGEDEARDLARSLPGAALMGERDCIPLPGFDYGNSPALVENVDFGGRQVVFTTSAGTQGLAAADGADEIVTGSFVNAQAVVDHIRARGPETVTLVALGEAGLLPSPEDSMCAIYIKNELDGFPNSFKTLANYLPTVPSAAKFHDPEKDYAPPRDLELCLDLDRFDFVLRAVPDPRGGFLLTRSAPGAPA; via the coding sequence GTGAACGTATACATCACCTATGGACTGGAAGGCGCCCGGGAGGCCCGAGGGCTGACCGTGGTCATCGACGTGTTCCGGGCCTTCACCACGGCCTGCTTCGTGGCCGCCTCGGGCGGCGAGATCCTGGCCGTGGCCGGGGAGGACGAGGCCCGGGATTTGGCCCGCTCCCTGCCCGGCGCGGCGCTCATGGGCGAACGCGACTGCATCCCCCTGCCGGGATTCGACTACGGCAACTCCCCGGCCCTGGTGGAGAACGTGGACTTCGGCGGCCGCCAGGTGGTCTTCACCACCAGCGCCGGCACCCAGGGGCTGGCCGCCGCCGACGGCGCGGACGAGATCGTCACCGGCTCCTTCGTCAACGCCCAGGCCGTGGTGGACCACATCCGCGCGCGCGGGCCCGAGACCGTGACCCTGGTGGCCCTCGGCGAGGCCGGGCTCCTGCCCAGCCCCGAGGACTCCATGTGCGCCATCTACATCAAGAACGAGCTGGACGGCTTCCCCAACAGTTTCAAGACGTTGGCGAACTACCTGCCGACCGTGCCCAGCGCGGCCAAGTTCCACGACCCGGAGAAGGACTACGCCCCGCCCCGGGACCTGGAGCTCTGCCTGGACCTGGACCGCTTCGACTTCGTCCTGCGCGCCGTGCCCGATCCCCGGGGCGGTTTCCTGCTCACCCGGTCCGCGCCGGGCGCCCCGGCCTGA
- a CDS encoding UDP-glucuronic acid decarboxylase family protein yields MRKRILVTGGSGFIGSHLCARLLEEGCEVLCADNFFTGRKENVVPLLGNPYFELLRHDITFPLYVEVDEIYNLACPASPIHYQFDPVQTTKTSVHGAINMLGLAKRIKAKILQASTSEVYGDPVEHPQRESYWGNVNPIGPRACYDEGKRCAETLFFDYHRQHRLRIKVARIFNTYGPNMALNDGRVVSNFIVQALRGEPITVYGEGSQTRSFCYVDDLVDGLVRFMNSGDDCTGPVNLGNPGEFTILELARKVVEMTGSKSEIIFEPLPHDDPMQRKPDIGRAESLLGWRPAVPLEQGLVKTVDYFRRVLSR; encoded by the coding sequence ATGCGCAAGCGGATTCTCGTCACCGGCGGCTCGGGCTTCATCGGCTCCCATCTCTGCGCCCGCCTTCTGGAGGAAGGCTGCGAGGTCCTCTGCGCGGACAACTTCTTCACCGGACGCAAGGAAAACGTCGTGCCGCTGCTGGGGAACCCCTACTTCGAGCTGCTGCGCCACGACATCACCTTCCCGCTCTACGTGGAGGTGGACGAGATCTACAACCTCGCCTGCCCGGCCTCGCCGATCCACTACCAGTTCGACCCGGTGCAGACCACCAAGACCTCGGTGCACGGGGCCATCAACATGCTCGGCCTGGCCAAGCGCATCAAGGCCAAGATACTCCAGGCCTCGACCTCGGAGGTCTACGGCGACCCCGTGGAGCACCCCCAGCGGGAGAGCTACTGGGGCAACGTCAACCCCATCGGCCCCCGGGCCTGCTACGACGAGGGCAAACGCTGCGCCGAGACCCTGTTCTTCGACTACCACCGCCAGCACCGGCTGCGCATCAAGGTGGCCCGCATCTTCAACACCTACGGCCCGAACATGGCCCTGAACGACGGCCGGGTGGTCTCCAACTTCATCGTCCAGGCCCTGCGCGGCGAGCCCATCACGGTCTACGGCGAGGGCTCGCAGACCCGCTCCTTCTGCTACGTGGACGACCTCGTGGACGGGCTGGTGCGGTTCATGAACTCCGGGGACGACTGCACCGGGCCGGTGAACCTGGGCAATCCCGGGGAGTTCACCATCCTGGAGCTGGCCCGCAAGGTCGTGGAGATGACCGGCTCGAAATCGGAGATCATCTTCGAGCCCCTGCCGCACGACGATCCCATGCAGCGCAAGCCGGACATCGGCCGGGCCGAGAGCCTCCTGGGCTGGCGGCCGGCCGTGCCCCTGGAACAGGGGCTGGTGAAGACGGTGGACTACTTCCGCCGGGTTCTGTCCCGCTGA
- a CDS encoding HAD-IIIA family hydrolase, translating to MERAPVVLLDRDGTIIVERHYLSDPTQVELLPGAAEGLRRLRRIGCKLAVITNQSGVGRGMFSLETLRQIHGRMLELLLAEGVEIEGIFFCPHTPEDRCDCRKPQPGLIEQAAEALDFRPSECFVIGDKPCDVELGQAVGARTILVRSGYGAGVESTGQCAPDHVADDLSKAAVLIERSLASGIRPRP from the coding sequence ATGGAACGCGCGCCAGTGGTCCTTCTGGACCGTGACGGCACCATCATCGTCGAGCGGCATTACCTGTCCGATCCCACGCAGGTGGAGCTCCTGCCCGGCGCGGCCGAGGGCCTGCGGCGGCTGCGGCGGATCGGCTGCAAGCTGGCCGTGATCACCAACCAGTCCGGCGTGGGACGGGGCATGTTCAGCCTGGAGACGCTGCGGCAGATCCACGGCCGCATGCTGGAGCTGCTCCTGGCCGAGGGCGTGGAGATCGAGGGCATCTTCTTCTGCCCGCACACCCCGGAGGACCGCTGCGACTGCCGCAAGCCCCAGCCCGGCCTCATCGAACAGGCCGCCGAGGCCCTGGATTTCCGCCCCTCGGAGTGTTTCGTGATCGGAGACAAGCCGTGCGACGTGGAACTGGGCCAGGCCGTGGGCGCGCGCACCATCCTGGTCCGCTCGGGCTACGGCGCGGGCGTGGAGTCCACCGGGCAGTGCGCGCCCGACCATGTGGCCGACGACCTGTCCAAGGCCGCGGTCCTCATCGAGAGGAGCCTGGCCTCCGGCATTCGCCCCCGGCCCTGA
- a CDS encoding glycosyltransferase family 4 protein, with protein sequence MTLDVLFLTQSGATLPSVRFRVLPLVAEGSARGLAVDWRPVPKFFPRRLFWLARLPRSTVAVVQKKLFSPLELSVLRKRCGRLAFDFDDALWALHPGERAAPLAERRLRKARKRFAEMVPQMDVVLAASAHLAGEALKLRPEVAVAPTPIDTDLYSPPAFRPAPPDGRPLVGWMGAAWELSALDEVLKALEPHADRLRLNVVAERRFAEKCRTLADMAAWTPESEVALLREMDIGLLPLDEDEYRRGKSGFRLLRYMACGVVPVASAAGANPEIVEHGRDGFLVERPGQWAEYVLRLADDLGLRADMARAAREKVERLYRCRVLAERYWAALGLSPE encoded by the coding sequence ATGACCCTGGATGTCCTGTTCCTGACCCAATCCGGCGCGACGCTGCCCAGCGTCCGCTTTCGTGTCCTGCCGCTGGTGGCCGAGGGCTCCGCCCGGGGCCTCGCCGTGGACTGGCGGCCCGTGCCGAAGTTTTTCCCCCGGCGGCTGTTCTGGCTCGCGCGCCTGCCCAGGAGCACGGTGGCCGTGGTCCAGAAAAAGCTCTTCTCGCCGCTGGAGCTGAGCGTGCTCCGCAAGCGCTGCGGACGCCTGGCCTTCGACTTCGACGACGCGCTCTGGGCCCTGCACCCCGGGGAGCGGGCCGCGCCCCTGGCTGAGCGCCGTCTGCGCAAGGCCCGCAAGCGTTTCGCCGAAATGGTCCCGCAGATGGACGTGGTCCTGGCCGCCAGCGCGCACTTGGCCGGAGAGGCGCTCAAGCTGCGGCCGGAGGTGGCCGTGGCGCCCACGCCCATCGACACGGACCTCTATTCCCCGCCCGCGTTCCGGCCCGCGCCGCCGGACGGCCGCCCCCTGGTGGGCTGGATGGGCGCGGCCTGGGAACTCTCCGCCCTGGACGAGGTGCTCAAGGCCCTGGAGCCGCACGCCGACCGCCTGCGGCTGAACGTGGTCGCCGAGCGCCGGTTCGCCGAGAAATGCAGGACCCTGGCCGACATGGCGGCCTGGACCCCGGAAAGCGAGGTGGCACTGCTGCGGGAGATGGACATCGGGCTCCTGCCCCTGGACGAGGACGAGTACCGCCGGGGCAAGAGCGGCTTCCGCCTGTTGCGCTACATGGCCTGCGGCGTGGTGCCCGTGGCTTCGGCCGCCGGGGCCAACCCGGAGATCGTGGAGCATGGCCGGGACGGTTTCCTGGTGGAGCGGCCCGGACAGTGGGCCGAGTATGTCCTGCGGCTGGCCGACGACCTGGGGCTGCGCGCGGACATGGCCCGCGCGGCCAGGGAAAAGGTCGAGCGGCTCTACCGCTGCCGGGTTCTGGCCGAACGCTACTGGGCGGCCCTCGGCCTCTCGCCGGAATGA
- a CDS encoding glycosyltransferase family 4 protein — MADARLAVVMPRLSAYGGAEGFGLRLAAALAGAGYAVDFICARQEVETPRGVRVIRVGRFGPFKALKTLWFSLAAEAAVRRGRYDLVLGLGKTLSQDVLRIGGGPLPVFWRLSKRAWSPGLPRALKMLRRRLSPANWLSLAIEARQARSARVVVCVSELVRDWLLEAHPVLARSDVRVIYNRPDLSRFHPLDETERARLRAEQGIVPDQVVIATAATNFALKGIAPLLRTLALLPERFVLRVAGGRGAGHYLRLARELGVEARVRFLGRVEDMPGFYNAADVFCLATFYDACSNAVLEALACGCRTVSSRFNGSAAFLPPEAIFDDPGDHAALAPLLERVAGEPRPGAFSWPADVACGLEPYLDLVDECLRGNRQHGV; from the coding sequence ATGGCCGACGCACGGCTTGCCGTGGTCATGCCCCGGCTGAGCGCCTACGGGGGCGCGGAGGGCTTCGGCCTGCGCCTGGCCGCGGCCCTGGCCGGGGCGGGCTACGCCGTGGACTTCATCTGCGCCCGTCAGGAGGTCGAAACCCCGCGCGGGGTCCGCGTGATCCGCGTGGGCCGCTTCGGCCCGTTCAAGGCCCTCAAGACCCTCTGGTTCAGCCTGGCCGCCGAGGCCGCCGTGCGGCGCGGCCGCTACGATCTCGTCCTGGGCCTGGGCAAGACTCTTTCCCAGGACGTCCTGCGCATCGGCGGCGGGCCGCTGCCCGTGTTCTGGCGGCTGTCCAAGCGGGCCTGGAGCCCGGGCCTGCCTCGGGCCCTGAAGATGCTCCGCCGACGCCTCTCCCCGGCCAACTGGCTCTCCCTGGCCATCGAGGCCCGCCAGGCCCGCTCGGCGCGGGTGGTGGTCTGCGTCTCGGAGCTGGTGCGGGACTGGCTCCTGGAGGCCCACCCCGTGCTGGCCCGGAGCGACGTGCGGGTGATCTACAACCGCCCGGACCTTTCGCGCTTCCATCCCCTGGACGAGACGGAGCGGGCGCGGCTGCGGGCGGAGCAGGGGATCGTCCCGGATCAGGTGGTGATCGCCACGGCGGCCACGAATTTCGCCCTCAAGGGCATCGCCCCGCTGCTGCGGACCCTGGCCCTGCTGCCGGAGCGCTTCGTGCTGCGCGTTGCCGGGGGACGGGGCGCGGGACACTACCTGCGTCTGGCCCGCGAACTGGGCGTGGAGGCGCGGGTGCGCTTCCTGGGCCGCGTGGAGGACATGCCCGGCTTCTACAACGCCGCCGACGTCTTCTGCCTGGCCACCTTCTACGACGCCTGCTCCAACGCCGTGCTGGAGGCCCTGGCCTGCGGCTGCCGCACGGTTTCCAGCCGTTTCAACGGCAGCGCGGCCTTTCTGCCGCCGGAGGCGATCTTCGACGACCCCGGGGATCACGCGGCCCTGGCCCCCCTGCTGGAGCGGGTGGCCGGAGAACCGCGCCCCGGAGCGTTTTCCTGGCCCGCCGACGTGGCCTGCGGGCTGGAGCCCTACCTGGACCTGGTGGACGAATGTCTGCGGGGGAACCGTCAACACGGCGTCTGA
- a CDS encoding phosphatase PAP2 family protein — MLFHTTTADLDLFILLNQSLRAPALDAILPVFSSRLALLVLLAAALAWAVRRAGPRQIALFLVLLAGMGLSDLACGQIKDRVLRVRPLNAVPGAFYQENGTWQTRPPDFVQTKENGSSYPSAHAANSMTLAVLAMLLWRRTRPWLGLLPLLVGWSRVYLGKHYPTDVLAGWLLGIVVAFIVWQVWTRLPERLRPPSGG; from the coding sequence ATGCTTTTCCACACCACGACAGCCGACCTGGACCTTTTCATTCTTCTGAACCAGAGCCTGCGCGCACCCGCGCTGGACGCCATCCTGCCGGTCTTTTCCTCGCGGCTGGCGCTCTTGGTCCTGCTGGCCGCCGCCCTGGCCTGGGCCGTCCGCCGCGCGGGTCCCAGGCAGATCGCGCTCTTCCTGGTGCTCCTGGCGGGCATGGGCCTCTCGGACCTGGCCTGCGGCCAGATCAAGGACCGCGTGCTGCGGGTCCGTCCCCTGAACGCCGTCCCGGGGGCCTTCTACCAGGAAAACGGAACCTGGCAAACCCGGCCGCCGGACTTCGTCCAGACCAAGGAAAACGGCTCCTCCTATCCCTCGGCCCACGCCGCCAACTCCATGACCCTGGCCGTGCTGGCCATGCTCCTCTGGCGCCGGACCCGGCCCTGGCTCGGCCTGCTGCCGCTGCTGGTGGGCTGGTCGCGGGTCTATCTGGGCAAGCACTACCCCACCGACGTGCTGGCGGGCTGGCTCCTGGGAATCGTCGTGGCGTTCATCGTCTGGCAGGTCTGGACCCGGCTGCCCGAACGCCTGCGCCCGCCATCCGGCGGCTAG
- a CDS encoding VTT domain-containing protein produces the protein MSAANRDNRAFLKPLLKGLGMLALMGLAVWALRWAGEQGVLSDRQWFDAHIRDQGAVGVFLYVAVAGALTALGVPRQFLCFIGGYVYGFWWGLLLGTLGSGLGCGLAVGFARFFARDFVAHRFKGRVAKVDAFLRRDPLRMALIIRLLPLGSNLVTNLLAGVSSIPVRPFLAGSLLGYLPQTAVFALFGSGVNVSSVIQIGLSVALFLLATVLGVSMYRRHRAEVAGAVEEGED, from the coding sequence GTGAGCGCCGCGAACCGCGACAACCGGGCCTTTCTCAAGCCCCTGCTCAAGGGCCTGGGCATGCTGGCCCTCATGGGCCTGGCCGTCTGGGCCCTGCGCTGGGCGGGCGAGCAGGGCGTGCTCAGCGACCGCCAGTGGTTCGACGCCCATATCCGCGACCAGGGCGCGGTCGGCGTGTTCCTCTATGTGGCCGTGGCCGGAGCGCTCACGGCCCTGGGCGTGCCGCGCCAGTTCCTCTGTTTCATCGGCGGATACGTCTACGGCTTTTGGTGGGGGCTGCTCCTGGGCACCCTGGGCTCGGGCCTGGGCTGCGGCCTTGCCGTGGGCTTCGCGCGTTTCTTCGCCCGGGATTTCGTGGCCCACCGCTTCAAGGGGCGGGTGGCCAAGGTGGACGCCTTCCTGCGCCGCGACCCGTTGCGCATGGCCCTGATCATCCGGCTCCTGCCCCTGGGCAGCAACCTCGTCACCAATCTCCTCGCCGGGGTGAGCAGCATCCCGGTGCGGCCGTTCCTTGCGGGCTCGCTCCTGGGCTACCTGCCGCAGACGGCGGTCTTCGCGCTCTTCGGCAGCGGCGTGAACGTCAGCTCCGTGATCCAGATCGGGCTCAGCGTGGCCCTGTTCCTGCTGGCCACGGTCCTGGGCGTGAGCATGTACCGCCGCCACCGGGCCGAGGTCGCCGGGGCCGTGGAGGAGGGCGAGGACTAG
- a CDS encoding lipid A biosynthesis domain-containing protein, which produces MALPEYWWLLAAACLGQALFFLRPEAFRRTAPKAPAWALAGLSVGGAAGLAYAWVQSDAVLLAGQFVVLAAVAVNAGRAARRAEVRNP; this is translated from the coding sequence ATGGCGCTGCCCGAATACTGGTGGCTCCTGGCCGCGGCCTGTCTGGGCCAGGCCCTCTTCTTCCTCCGGCCCGAGGCCTTTCGCCGGACCGCGCCCAAGGCTCCGGCCTGGGCCCTGGCGGGACTTTCCGTCGGCGGAGCGGCCGGGCTGGCCTACGCCTGGGTCCAGTCCGACGCCGTGCTCCTGGCCGGGCAATTCGTGGTCCTGGCGGCCGTGGCCGTGAACGCGGGCCGGGCCGCCCGCCGGGCGGAGGTGCGCAACCCGTGA
- a CDS encoding glycosyltransferase family 2 protein, with product MQPEMLSIVLPVFNEEDNLEPLLAEIRQAAPGFGRAWEVVLVDDASTDGSLGVIQRLASAHPEVRYLAFAQNRGQSAAFCAGFDAARGAIIATLDADGQNDPADIPKLLQLFDAGADMAIGWRLKRRDSFMKRIASKIGNGVRNRLTRETVRDTGCSLKIMRAEMARRLPRFKGMHRFLPTLMKMQGARVEEAPVNHRPRLKGVSKYGTWDRAVAGLYDLIGVRWLQKRSFLYSIREKSE from the coding sequence ATGCAGCCCGAAATGCTCTCCATCGTCCTGCCGGTCTTCAATGAAGAGGACAACCTGGAACCGCTCCTGGCCGAAATCCGCCAGGCGGCGCCCGGCTTTGGCCGCGCCTGGGAGGTCGTCCTGGTGGACGACGCCAGCACGGACGGCAGCCTGGGCGTGATCCAGCGCCTGGCATCGGCCCATCCCGAAGTGCGCTACCTGGCCTTCGCCCAGAACCGGGGCCAGTCGGCGGCCTTCTGCGCGGGCTTCGACGCCGCGCGCGGCGCGATCATCGCCACCCTGGACGCCGACGGCCAGAACGACCCGGCGGACATCCCCAAGCTGCTCCAACTCTTCGACGCGGGCGCGGACATGGCCATCGGCTGGCGGCTCAAGCGCCGCGACAGCTTCATGAAGCGCATCGCCTCCAAGATCGGCAACGGCGTGCGCAACCGCCTGACCCGCGAGACCGTGCGCGACACCGGCTGCTCGCTGAAGATCATGCGCGCGGAGATGGCTCGCCGCCTGCCGCGCTTCAAGGGCATGCACCGCTTCCTGCCCACCCTGATGAAGATGCAGGGCGCGCGGGTGGAGGAGGCCCCGGTGAACCACCGGCCGCGCCTCAAGGGCGTGTCCAAGTATGGCACCTGGGACCGGGCCGTGGCCGGACTCTACGACCTCATCGGCGTGCGCTGGCTCCAGAAGCGCAGCTTTCTCTACTCCATCCGCGAAAAAAGCGAGTGA
- the cas2 gene encoding CRISPR-associated endonuclease Cas2, giving the protein MFVLVSYDVKTEDGDGRRRLRRIAKACRDYGQRVQYSVFECIVDPAQWTKLRARLLREMNSEEDSLRFYFLGSNWQRRVEHVGAKPALDLEGPLVI; this is encoded by the coding sequence ATGTTCGTGCTGGTGAGCTACGACGTGAAGACCGAGGATGGGGACGGCCGGAGACGGCTGCGGCGCATCGCCAAGGCGTGTCGGGACTATGGGCAGCGGGTGCAGTATTCCGTGTTCGAATGCATCGTGGACCCGGCCCAGTGGACCAAATTGCGGGCGCGCCTGCTGCGGGAAATGAATTCCGAGGAAGACAGCTTGCGGTTTTATTTCCTGGGCTCCAACTGGCAGAGGCGGGTGGAGCACGTGGGGGCGAAACCGGCTCTGGACCTGGAGGGGCCGCTGGTGATTTGA
- the cas1c gene encoding type I-C CRISPR-associated endonuclease Cas1c, with protein sequence MKHYLNTLYVTTQGAYLAKDGECVLVRVEGEDRLRLPIHGLGGIVCFGQVSCSPFLLGHCAENGVGVSFLTERGRFLARVQGPVSGNVLLRREQYRRADDPAASAAAARCLLTGKIANCRAVLLRTARDHEDKVNAGALRGAAERLTDCGRRLDPGLPLDVLRGIEGEAGNAYFEVFDHLLTNQKEEFRFSGRSRRPPLDRINCLLSFFYVLLAHDVRSALESVGLDPAVGFLHRDRPGRPGLALDLMEEFRPVLADRLALSLVNLGQVQARGFRVEENGAVRMDDDTRKAVLVAYQKRKQEEMRHPFLDEKAPLGLMPYLQALLFARWLRGDLDGYPPFLWR encoded by the coding sequence ATGAAGCACTATCTCAACACGCTCTACGTGACCACCCAGGGGGCCTATCTGGCCAAGGACGGCGAATGCGTGCTCGTGCGGGTGGAGGGCGAGGACCGCTTGCGCCTGCCCATCCACGGTCTCGGCGGCATCGTCTGTTTCGGCCAGGTTTCGTGCAGCCCGTTCCTGCTGGGGCATTGCGCGGAGAACGGCGTGGGCGTGAGTTTCCTCACCGAGCGCGGCCGATTCCTGGCCCGGGTGCAGGGGCCGGTTTCGGGCAACGTGCTCCTGCGACGGGAGCAGTACCGCCGGGCCGACGACCCCGCGGCCTCGGCGGCCGCGGCGCGGTGCCTGCTCACGGGCAAGATCGCCAACTGCCGGGCCGTGCTCCTGCGCACCGCGCGCGACCACGAGGACAAGGTGAACGCCGGAGCCTTGCGCGGCGCGGCGGAACGACTGACGGACTGCGGCCGCCGTCTGGACCCCGGCCTGCCCTTGGACGTGCTGCGGGGCATCGAGGGCGAGGCGGGCAACGCCTATTTCGAGGTCTTCGACCATCTGCTCACCAACCAGAAGGAGGAGTTCCGCTTCAGCGGCCGCAGCCGTCGCCCGCCGCTGGACCGCATCAATTGTCTGCTGTCCTTTTTCTATGTGCTGCTGGCCCACGACGTGCGCTCCGCCCTGGAGTCCGTGGGCCTGGACCCGGCCGTGGGATTCCTGCATCGCGACCGGCCGGGGCGGCCCGGCCTGGCGTTGGACCTCATGGAGGAGTTCCGGCCCGTGCTGGCCGACCGTCTGGCCCTGTCGCTGGTCAACCTGGGGCAGGTTCAGGCCCGGGGATTCCGCGTGGAGGAGAACGGCGCGGTGCGCATGGACGACGACACCCGCAAGGCCGTGCTGGTGGCCTATCAGAAACGCAAGCAGGAGGAGATGCGGCACCCGTTCCTGGACGAGAAGGCCCCGCTGGGACTCATGCCGTATCTCCAGGCCTTGTTGTTCGCGCGCTGGCTGCGCGGCGACCTGGACGGCTATCCGCCGTTCCTGTGGCGCTAG